A window from Primulina eburnea isolate SZY01 chromosome 2, ASM2296580v1, whole genome shotgun sequence encodes these proteins:
- the LOC140823738 gene encoding folate transporter 1, chloroplastic isoform X1, with amino-acid sequence MASHWQWENAAAGAAAGLATVSFSHPLDVIRTRFQVNDGRSLNLPTYKNTPHALFTIARTEGFRGLYAGFYPAVLGSTVSWALYFYFYSKAKQRYLRSRDVLSPGLHLASAAEAGGLVCLCTNPIWLVKTRLQLQTPLQAHPYSGFHDALRTILKEEGWRALYRGLMPGLFLQVTHGGIQFTAYEELRKVVINVRTEESGDNFNTSDDLLDSIDFAVLGASSKLSAILLTYPFQVIRARLQQRPSIEGVPRYMDSWHAVKETARYEGLRGFYKGITANVLKNAPAASITFIVYENVLNMLKLRKDL; translated from the exons ATGGCTTCGCACTGGCAGTGGGAGAATGCCGCCGCTGGCGCTGCTGCAGGCCTCGCCACTGTTTCTTTCTCTCACCCACTCGACGTTATTCGCACCCGCTTTCAAG TGAATGACGGGCGATCATTGAACCTCCCTACCTACAAAAACACTCCTCATGCTCTCTTCACCATTGCTCGTACCGAG GGTTTTAGAGGACTATACGCTGGTTTCTATCCTGCTGTTCTTGGATCTACTGTTTCTTGGGCTTTATATTTCTACTT CTACAGCAAGGCCAAGCAACGATATTTGAGAAGCCGGGATGTGCTCAGCCCAGGTCTTCATCTTGCATCAGCCGCTGAAGCAGGAGGTTTG GTCTGTTTGTGCACCAATCCGATTTGGCTGGTGAAAACAAGGTTGCAGCTTCAGACTCCTCTGCAAGCTCATCCATATTCTGGTTTTCATG ATGCTCTAAGAACCATACTAAAAGAAGAGGGGTGGAGGGCTCTGTATAGAGGACTCATGCCTGGTCTTTTTCTG CAGGTTACACATGGTGGTATTCAATTTACTGCATATGAGGAACTTCGCAAAGTTGTTATCAATGTTAGGACTGAAGAAAGTGGAGATAATTTTAATACATCTGATGATTTATTG GATTCAATCGACTTTGCAGTATTAGGGGCCTCGTCAAAATTGAGTGCCATTCTTTTGACATATCCATTTCAG GTTATTCGAGCTAGATTGCAG CAACGCCCAAGCATTGAAGGGGTTCCTAGGTATATGGATAGCTGGCACGCAGTGAAGGAAACTGCACG ATACGAGGGTCTACGAGGTTTCTACAAGGGTATCACTGCGAACGTGCTGAAGAATGCTCCTGCTGCTTCGATAACGTTTATCGTGTATGAAAATGTGCTAAATATGCTCAAACTGAGGAAGGATTTATGA
- the LOC140823738 gene encoding folate transporter 1, chloroplastic isoform X2: MASHWQWENAAAGAAAGLATVSFSHPLDVIRTRFQVNDGRSLNLPTYKNTPHALFTIARTEGFRGLYAGFYPAVLGSTVSWALYFYFYSKAKQRYLRSRDVLSPGLHLASAAEAGGLVCLCTNPIWLVKTRLQLQTPLQAHPYSGFHDALRTILKEEGWRALYRGLMPGLFLVTHGGIQFTAYEELRKVVINVRTEESGDNFNTSDDLLDSIDFAVLGASSKLSAILLTYPFQVIRARLQQRPSIEGVPRYMDSWHAVKETARYEGLRGFYKGITANVLKNAPAASITFIVYENVLNMLKLRKDL; this comes from the exons ATGGCTTCGCACTGGCAGTGGGAGAATGCCGCCGCTGGCGCTGCTGCAGGCCTCGCCACTGTTTCTTTCTCTCACCCACTCGACGTTATTCGCACCCGCTTTCAAG TGAATGACGGGCGATCATTGAACCTCCCTACCTACAAAAACACTCCTCATGCTCTCTTCACCATTGCTCGTACCGAG GGTTTTAGAGGACTATACGCTGGTTTCTATCCTGCTGTTCTTGGATCTACTGTTTCTTGGGCTTTATATTTCTACTT CTACAGCAAGGCCAAGCAACGATATTTGAGAAGCCGGGATGTGCTCAGCCCAGGTCTTCATCTTGCATCAGCCGCTGAAGCAGGAGGTTTG GTCTGTTTGTGCACCAATCCGATTTGGCTGGTGAAAACAAGGTTGCAGCTTCAGACTCCTCTGCAAGCTCATCCATATTCTGGTTTTCATG ATGCTCTAAGAACCATACTAAAAGAAGAGGGGTGGAGGGCTCTGTATAGAGGACTCATGCCTGGTCTTTTTCTG GTTACACATGGTGGTATTCAATTTACTGCATATGAGGAACTTCGCAAAGTTGTTATCAATGTTAGGACTGAAGAAAGTGGAGATAATTTTAATACATCTGATGATTTATTG GATTCAATCGACTTTGCAGTATTAGGGGCCTCGTCAAAATTGAGTGCCATTCTTTTGACATATCCATTTCAG GTTATTCGAGCTAGATTGCAG CAACGCCCAAGCATTGAAGGGGTTCCTAGGTATATGGATAGCTGGCACGCAGTGAAGGAAACTGCACG ATACGAGGGTCTACGAGGTTTCTACAAGGGTATCACTGCGAACGTGCTGAAGAATGCTCCTGCTGCTTCGATAACGTTTATCGTGTATGAAAATGTGCTAAATATGCTCAAACTGAGGAAGGATTTATGA